A single genomic interval of Microbulbifer variabilis harbors:
- a CDS encoding DUF2750 domain-containing protein gives MSTPNLNEVINQSCEDRYEYFLSAIGEEREIWILVDNQNCFLKIHTDEDGGFEYLPVWPTSEFASAYAKDETELTPKSIPLPQFLKKWLPGLRKDNIEVGVFPAPDKSVWITGTEELEHDLREELNNF, from the coding sequence ATGAGTACTCCCAATCTAAATGAAGTAATTAACCAGAGTTGTGAAGACCGATACGAATATTTCCTGAGTGCAATCGGTGAAGAGCGGGAAATTTGGATATTAGTCGATAACCAAAACTGCTTCCTCAAAATACATACCGATGAGGACGGAGGTTTTGAATATTTACCCGTATGGCCTACGTCAGAATTTGCTAGCGCTTATGCTAAAGATGAAACCGAACTCACGCCTAAAAGTATTCCCCTGCCACAGTTTCTGAAGAAATGGCTCCCCGGCTTGAGAAAAGATAATATTGAAGTTGGTGTATTCCCCGCACCAGATAAAAGCGTATGGATTACTGGCACTGAGGAGCTGGAACACGACCTACGTGAAGAGTTGAATAATTTCTAA
- a CDS encoding redoxin domain-containing protein: MGNLKLAAGVEIPAIEVAKLGGGKIQLGKTEGSFPWQMVVVYRGKHCPLCTKYLRELNVLLPRYHEEGVYVTAVSADSAEKASEQMKEVKPDFPIGYNLSIPQMQQLGVYISNPRSPEETDKPFAEPGIFVINEAGKLQIVDISNAPFARPDLQTLLMGIEFIRNPENNYPIRGAY, encoded by the coding sequence ATGGGCAATCTTAAGTTGGCAGCGGGTGTTGAAATCCCTGCTATTGAAGTGGCCAAGCTGGGTGGTGGAAAAATTCAGCTGGGTAAAACGGAAGGGAGTTTCCCCTGGCAAATGGTAGTGGTTTATCGAGGTAAGCACTGTCCGCTCTGTACCAAGTATTTACGGGAATTGAATGTGCTGCTGCCGAGATATCATGAAGAGGGCGTTTATGTGACAGCTGTGTCAGCGGATAGCGCTGAGAAAGCGTCTGAACAAATGAAGGAGGTCAAACCAGATTTTCCGATAGGTTACAATTTATCCATCCCTCAGATGCAGCAACTGGGAGTCTATATCTCCAATCCCAGGTCTCCAGAGGAAACTGATAAGCCTTTTGCCGAACCCGGGATTTTTGTGATTAATGAGGCTGGTAAGCTGCAAATCGTTGATATTTCTAATGCACCCTTCGCCAGACCAGACTTGCAGACCTTGTTGATGGGGATCGAGTTTATTCGAAATCCGGAGAATAACTATCCAATTCGGGGAGCCTACTAA